From a single Kryptolebias marmoratus isolate JLee-2015 linkage group LG17, ASM164957v2, whole genome shotgun sequence genomic region:
- the LOC108249981 gene encoding mucin-13-like produces MAKKFILLAVLFIVSAIAESTTDTTATPGTSVSVATEAPGTISTEAPDTNSTDAPSTAPVSTATQVPPTESSNPCDPNPCFDGSTCEAHFNMTYVCLCPPGEIYNSVTCQKVKVFPGQLMLDITYDPKMEDKRSAEFLNASLEIISAVRKLLSLLVFSIWLC; encoded by the exons ATGGCCAAAAAGTTCATACTGCTGGCTGTCCTTTTCATTGTCTCTGCCATTGCAG agtCAACAACAGATACAACAGCAACTCCAGGAACAAGCGTTTCCGTTGCTACAGAAGCTCCAGGCACAATCAGTACAGAAGCTCCAGACACAAACAGTACAGATGCTCCGTCCACAGCACCTGTATCTACTGCAACACAAGTTCCTCCAACAGAATCTTCAA ATCCCTGTGATCCAAACCCATGTTTTGACGGAAGCACCTGTGAAGCTCATTTCAATATGACCTACGTATGCTTGTGTCCGCCCGGTGAAATTTATAATTCTGTAACTTGTCAAAAGG tcaAAGTTTTTCCTGGACAGCTTATGCTTGACATAACATATGATCCAAAAATGGAAGACAAGAGATCAGCAGAATTTCTAAACGCATCATTAGAAATAATCTCTGCGGTAAGAAAGCTTCTATCACTCCTGGTCTTTTCAATTTGGTTGTGTTGA